Below is a genomic region from Jiangella gansuensis DSM 44835.
GGACCGCGGCGAGGTCGGCGCCGGCCGCCTCGAGCAACGGTCCGGTGAGGCCGCCGGACTGGATGAGCAGGGCGCGCAGCACGTGCACCGGCTCGACCGCGGGGTTGCCGGCCGTGGCGGCGCTGCGCACCGCGACGGACAGTGCCTCCTGCGCCTTGGTGGTGAGCTGGTCGTTCATCGATCTCCCCTGGGTTGATGCCTCTCACATGGTCAACGCGACCCAGAGTTGAGCCTATTCCACTCAACTCTGCTTGGCGACCACTCGGGCCAACGTGCCGTCTGGAATGATGATGCGGTCTATCGGAGGTACCCGTTTCATGAACCGCACCCGACCGGCGGTGGCACTCGCCGTCGTCGCCCTGGCCATGGCCGGCTGCTCGGCGCTCAGCGAGAAGACCGTCCCTCGCTCCGAGCTCGAGCAGGGCGTCCAGCAGCTCCTGGAGGAGCAGATCGGGGAGCCGATGGACGATGTCGAGTGCGACGACGACCTCGCCGGAGAGATCGACGCCTCGGTCCACTGCACCATCACCGCCACCGACGGCAGCACCATCGGGCTCACCGTGACGGCCACCGACGTCGACGGCAGCGATGTCCGCTACGAAGTGGTGGTCGACGACACCGCGTCGCCTTCGCCGACGCCGTCGCCGTCGCCGTCGGCGCCCACGCCGTCTCCGACCGCCGGGTAGCGCTCCGAGCGCCCACACCAGGCGTCCTGGCGCCTCACCATGCGTACATTCCTGGGGAAGCGAACACACCCATACGTCACGTGATCATTTCGGGGCCGGGCGCGGAAAGAGCCGTCCAGCCGGCGACGTTCGCGCGCACCGCGGCCTCGAAGACGCCGGCAGGGTCTCCGGCGGCCGGCGGCAGCATCTCGCCCAACTCCAGCGACACCAGGCCGTGGACATTGGCCCACAGTGCGGTGGCGATGGACTCCGGTGGCGGCGAAGCCGGGAGGACGCCGGCCCGGGCCGCGCGGCGAACCGCGTCGAGCAGCGGCTCGAAGGTCCGAGCCCCTTCCCGCGCTGCCTTCGCGCGCACGTCGCTCGGACGGACTTCGTCGCCGAACATGATGCGATAGCCGTTGGGGTCGGCCACGGCGTGATCGCGGTACGCCAGGCCCAGCCCGACGATGTCCTGGAGCGGGTCGTCGCTGACGCCGACCGCGGCGAGCCGGTCGGCGAGGCCCGCGAACGCTCGCTGGTAGAGGGCCGTGATCAGCCCGGACCTGCCGCCGAAGAGCGTGTACACCGCCGCGGTGGAGGTGCCCGCCTCGGCTGCGAGCGCCCGCAGGCTCAGCGAGCGGACACCGGCGGAGGTGACCGTCGTGGCGGCCAGCCGCAGCAGCCGGTCGCGCAGGGCCTCGTCGTGCAGTCGCGGTCTACCCACTTGACGAGGATAACCTGACGATGTTTTATAACAGTGTTCGTTTATCGGAGCGCGACGGAGGCGACCACCGTGCTAGAGCTCAGTTCCGAAGCCACCCGGCTGGCCGGCATCCTTCTGCTCGCCGCCGTCACCGTCGAGTCCGGCGGCTGGTACCTGACCCGGATCGTGCGCGGCCACGTGCCGGCGACCGACTTCCAGCGTGCGTTCGCGCGCGCCGGACACGGGCACGCCGGCATGTTCGTGACCCTCGGTCTGATCACCGTGGTGCTCACCGACGCCACCTCGCTGGACGGCTTCGCCGCCTGGGTCGCGCGCAGCGGCGTGCCGATCGCGGCCATCCTGATGCCGGCGGGCTTCTTCTTCTCGTCGATGGGTGCCGGGCGCACCACGCCGAACCGTCTCATCTGGCTGGTGTGGACCGGGGCCGTCGTCCTCGCCGCCGGCCTGGCCACGCTCGGCGTCGGCCTGCTCACAGCTTAGGAGCGCCCGACGTGGGCACGAGAGGTCACCACCGAGGCTCGAACACGCCCCAGTAGGCGACGCTGAGCACCATGAGGGCGGCCACCCCGTAGTGCGCGCCGAGCAGCAGGCGCTGCGCCCCGGCCGGCGCCCACCCGTCGCGGCGGGCACGCACCAGGGCGGCCACGGCGAGCACCGCGGCCACGACGGCCAGCACCCCGACGACCCGGACCGTGGCCCAGCCGGCCTGGAACAGCGGTTGCCAGCCGGTGCGGGTGTATCCCAGCCCGATGGCGAGGAGGACGAAGGCCCACATCGACCCGTAGGCCAGGACGCCCGCCCGCATGGCCCGCCGGGCACTGCCGCCGACCGCCGTCCAGTGCGCCGTGCCGGCCGGCAGCCGTCGCCGCGCGACCGCCGGCACCAGGACGGCCCCGACGATGGTGAGCACGAGCGTCGCCACCAGGCCGGGAGTTCCGCCGTACCAGGGCGTTCGGGGCACCGGCGTGGTGACGTAGTGCTGGACCGGGAGGGTGCCGGCGACGCGCTCAGTGGTGAGGGCGGACTGCGGCAGGCCGGTGATCCAGTCCGTCATGGTGCGCACGTAGCCGGGCGCGTACCCGCCGTCCTGGCGCAGGCCGTGGTCGGCACCGCCGAAGAAGCGGACCGCGTACGACGCGTTGCCGCCGCGGTCGAGGTCGTCAACGATCTGCCGCGAGCTCTCCGCCGGGGGCACCAGGTAGTCCTCGGTGCCGTAGATGACCAGGGCGGGCTGGGAGACCTCGGCCCACACCCCCGCCGGAGGGTCCAGGTGCAGGGTGAAGAGGTGGCCGCCGCCGAGGATGCGCACCGCGAGCCGGCCCGCGCCGGCCGGCGCTCCGGCCTCGGCCAGGCCCTCGTACACCGACCAGGCGGTGTTGCGCAGCGGGCCGCGGATCGCCCCGCCGGCGGTGACCACGAAGCCGACGTCCGTGCTTCGTGATGCCGCCAGCGGAGCCACCCGGCCGCCCTCGCTCAAACCCCAGAGCCCGGCTCGGTCCGGGTCGACGTCGTCGCGCTCGCGCATGGCGCCCACGACGGCGACGGCGTCCTCGGCCAGCTGGTCGAAGTCGCGATTGTTCAGATAGGAGTAGTCGCTGCGTTTGTCATAGGCGACGGCGACGATGCCGGCCTGGGCGAACCGCTCGGCCAGGCCGAAGAACGACGACCGGCCGCCGGCGCCCGCGCCGTGCACGAAGGCCACGGCGGGGTGCGGGCCGGGAGCGTCCGGGGCGAACACCGTGGCGCTCAGCTCGTCGCCGTCCACTGGGATGGTCGTCTCCGAGCGGACCACTTCGTACTCGTTCGCCGGCTCGGTGGCCTCGACGGTGCCCGACACCGGCGTCTGCTCGGCCAGCGGCGACGCCGTGTACGCCTCCGGCCGCCAGTCCTGCGCCGGCCCGAGCAGCCGGCCGACCACACTGAGCAGCACGACCCCGGCCACCGAGGCACCCAGCACCGCCAGCCCGCGGCGCGTCGGGAACGACGACGCCCTCACCGGCCCGCGGCGGCGCGGTCGCGGCGGCCGGACCGGGACAGGTACGAACGGATGGCCGCCTGTTTCCACAGGCACACTCCGGTGAGCGTTGCCACCGGGATGACCGCGAACATCATGATCGGCCGCATGCCGTCCGTCACGTGATCCGGCGCATAGACATAGGTCCCTATCAACAGGGCGACGGTTACATGAATTGTTCGTAAAGTAATTCTCACATTGCGCGGCGTCATCGCGATACCACCCTAGGTCTCAATTCATGTAATGGCTATAAACATATGTTCGGCGCGAAGCTGCCGTCAAGCCGCTCCCGGCGGTTCCGGGCCGGGCGGGCAGGCGGCCTGGCGGCCGGAGGGTCAGGGCTGGGCGACGCCGGAGAGGAGCGCCCGCAAGGTGGCCGCGATCGCCGCGGAGTCGTCGGAGCGGAACGTCGCCATGCCGTCGATGCGCAGAGTCGCGACGCCGTGTGCCAGCGCCCAGGCCGCTTTCATGGCGGTGCCGAGGTCGGTGCTCAACCGGCCGGCGCGTTCGGCCTCGTGCAGCGCCTGTTCCAACAACCCCAGCGCCTCCCGCCCGGCCTGTGCCGCGGGCAGCCGGTACTCCAGCGAGAACATGAGCTTGAACAGCTGCGGTTCGGAGACCGCGAACTCGACGTAGCGCACACCGAGCGCGATCACCCGGTCCAGTGGGTCGGACCACCCGCCCACCGGCACCCCCGACATGGTGGCGCGCAGCAGTTCGAAGCCGCGCTCCGCCACGCACGCCAGCAGCTCCTCGCGGCTGTCGAAATGCCGGTACGGTGCGGCGGCGGTGACGCCGGCCGCCCGAGACGCCTCGGCCAGCGTGAAGCCATGCGCCCCATGCGCGCGTACCAGCGCCACAGCGCTCTCGATCAGCGCGGTCCGGAGGTTCCCGTGGTGATAGCCGGCCTTGGTCAGCAACGGCTGTCCAGTGCCCGAGTGCGAAGCGCGGCGAGGCGTCATCACGAGCCATTTTAGGCTCCATCAGCCCGGCCGCACCTGTGTCGGCAGGGCATCGTCCGTTCCGATGGCACTGTCCGCGGCACCGCCGGGGGCGACTGCCGCCGCCGACGGGTCGCTCACCTGCCCGGCTCCC
It encodes:
- a CDS encoding alpha/beta hydrolase family protein, whose product is MRASSFPTRRGLAVLGASVAGVVLLSVVGRLLGPAQDWRPEAYTASPLAEQTPVSGTVEATEPANEYEVVRSETTIPVDGDELSATVFAPDAPGPHPAVAFVHGAGAGGRSSFFGLAERFAQAGIVAVAYDKRSDYSYLNNRDFDQLAEDAVAVVGAMRERDDVDPDRAGLWGLSEGGRVAPLAASRSTDVGFVVTAGGAIRGPLRNTAWSVYEGLAEAGAPAGAGRLAVRILGGGHLFTLHLDPPAGVWAEVSQPALVIYGTEDYLVPPAESSRQIVDDLDRGGNASYAVRFFGGADHGLRQDGGYAPGYVRTMTDWITGLPQSALTTERVAGTLPVQHYVTTPVPRTPWYGGTPGLVATLVLTIVGAVLVPAVARRRLPAGTAHWTAVGGSARRAMRAGVLAYGSMWAFVLLAIGLGYTRTGWQPLFQAGWATVRVVGVLAVVAAVLAVAALVRARRDGWAPAGAQRLLLGAHYGVAALMVLSVAYWGVFEPRW
- a CDS encoding DUF4333 domain-containing protein produces the protein MNRTRPAVALAVVALAMAGCSALSEKTVPRSELEQGVQQLLEEQIGEPMDDVECDDDLAGEIDASVHCTITATDGSTIGLTVTATDVDGSDVRYEVVVDDTASPSPTPSPSPSAPTPSPTAG
- a CDS encoding TetR/AcrR family transcriptional regulator; its protein translation is MTPRRASHSGTGQPLLTKAGYHHGNLRTALIESAVALVRAHGAHGFTLAEASRAAGVTAAAPYRHFDSREELLACVAERGFELLRATMSGVPVGGWSDPLDRVIALGVRYVEFAVSEPQLFKLMFSLEYRLPAAQAGREALGLLEQALHEAERAGRLSTDLGTAMKAAWALAHGVATLRIDGMATFRSDDSAAIAATLRALLSGVAQP
- a CDS encoding TetR/AcrR family transcriptional regulator; translation: MGRPRLHDEALRDRLLRLAATTVTSAGVRSLSLRALAAEAGTSTAAVYTLFGGRSGLITALYQRAFAGLADRLAAVGVSDDPLQDIVGLGLAYRDHAVADPNGYRIMFGDEVRPSDVRAKAAREGARTFEPLLDAVRRAARAGVLPASPPPESIATALWANVHGLVSLELGEMLPPAAGDPAGVFEAAVRANVAGWTALSAPGPEMIT